In Prunus dulcis chromosome 2, ALMONDv2, whole genome shotgun sequence, a single genomic region encodes these proteins:
- the LOC117618796 gene encoding auxin-responsive protein SAUR36, producing the protein MAKIRGFKLGKRLCRVTRWFLFRNTRTRTGYSMLNPASPPPCSNKPMSKLLTWGRKWSAGAKSLCCRKPGSGYKQLGQNPVETSKPVTVPKGHLAVYVGQNDGDFHRVLVPVIYFNHPLFSRLLREAEKEYGFQHEGGITIPCPISDFESVKTRIAAGSTQRRLTWKRSASH; encoded by the coding sequence ATGGCTAAGATCAGAGGATTCAAGCTCGGAAAGCGCCTTTGCCGGGTCACCCGGTGGTTCTTATTCCGTAATACCCGAACCCGAACTGGATACTCCATGCTCAACCCGGCTTCTCCCCCGCCTTGCAGCAACAAACCCATGTCCAAGCTGCTCACTTGGGGCCGGAAGTGGTCCGCCGGAGCCAAATCTCTGTGCTGCCGCAAACCTGGGTCGGGCTACAAACAGTTGGGTCAGAACCCGGTTGAGACAAGCAAGCCTGTGACGGTTCCAAAGGGTCACCTGGCTGTGTACGTGGGCCAAAACGACGGCGACTTTCACCGAGTTTTGGTGCCCGTCATTTACTTTAACCATCCCCTCTTCAGCCGGCTTCTGAGAGAGGCCGAAAAAGAGTACGGGTTTCAGCACGAGGGAGGGATCACCATACCCTGCCCGATCTCGGACTTCGAGAGCGTCAAGACCCGGATCGCCGCCGGGTCGACTCAGCGCAGGCTGACGTGGAAGCGCAGCGCCTCCCATTAA
- the LOC117617122 gene encoding uncharacterized protein LOC117617122 produces MEEEEPKSQSLKEEDNESQSFKEQPKSQSLKEEPKSQSLDEEDAKSQSLDEEDAKSQSLKEDLQSLSLEGRDGFAFPGINENSLQFLDSIDGYLTLLDSLSWTLRQGWLQLASARHSMGESRVSSAVLDLKSHPASTFLEVTQQSNPGVGQIHHFTLHKWASSDNDNGAPLMDTSPQIRQRKDKDGAPPPVKAEADHQHQLQKERSKSLLMFGGLVSPKLRAAQLSFESALDALVEIANMRSLMLSTFHKVREEVEAAKAK; encoded by the exons atggaagaagaagagcctAAATCACAGAGcttgaaagaagaagacaatgaATCACAGAGCTTTAAAGAACAGCCTAAATCACAGAGTTTGAAAGAAGAGCCTAAATCACAGAGCTTGGACGAAGAAGACGCTAAGTCACAGAGCTTGGACGAAGAAGATGCTAAGTCACAGAGCTTGAAAGAAGACCTTCAATCACTGAGCTTAGAAGGACGAGATGGTTTTGCATTCCCTGGAATCAATGAAAATTCGTTGCAGTTCCTGGATTCAATAGACGGGTATTTAACCCTATTGGATTCACTGTCTTGGACACTCCGACAG GGGTGGCTGCAATTAGCAAGTGCTCGACATTCAATGGGTGAGTCACGTGTGAGCAGTGCTGTGTTGGACCTGAAATCCCACCCTGCAAGCACATTTTTGGAAGTAACCCAGCAATCCAATCCAGGAGTTGGGCAAATTCATCATTTTACATTGCACAAATGGGCATCCTCTGACAATGACAATGGAGCTCCACTTATGGATACGAGTCCACAGATACGACAACGAAAGGATAAGGATGGAGCTCCACCTCCAGTTAAAGCTGAAGCTGATCACCAACATCAACTTCAAAAGGAGCGGTCTAAGTCACTGTTGATGTTTGGCGGTTTGGTTTCGCCAAAGCTACGGGCAGCACAACTCTCATTCGAATCTGCACTTGACGCCCTTGTAGAGATTGCCAACATGCGTTCTTTGATGCTTTCCACTTTCCATAAGGTCAGGGAAGAAGTGGAGGCTGCCAAAGCCAAATGA